GGCAGCCAGCGCCACTGTTGTTCCAATCGCAATGCCCGCCATTTCACCTATGGCACGCGTATCGGTTGCAACACTCATAATCACAAACATCAGCAAAAAGGTGAGCGTAAATTCAATGCCAAAACTTGGCCAGATGCCCAAAACAAAATGCGTCATTCCAAAATCGTGGCCAGAAGGAAAAAGTTTAAGGTGTAAATATGAAGCCGAAAGCGCGCCGAAGCACTGCGCCAATATATAGCCAAATACTTTCCGCATCGGGAAATGCCTGGCCACACAAAAGGCAATGGTCACCGCGGGGTTGAAGTGTGCTCCAGAAATATGTCCCAGCGTATACACCATCACCGAAATAATTGCGCCAAACGCAAGAGGCACCATGGCCGCAGATACAAACCCCAACTGCGAAAGCAGCACGGCACCACAAGCAATTAAGACCAAGAAAAATGTTCCGAAAAATTCAGCAACGTAAGGTGCAAGATTATAACGTTTCATAAAAACTCCTTGTTTAATACGTAAAGGTTGAAGTGTGAATCTCCTGCAATGCTGCCGAAAGCAAACTCACTCCTGCCTGCAAATCTTTTTTGTGGGCGGCTTCCACAACCGTATGCACATATCTGGTGGGGATGGACATGGTCATCACCGCAGCACCACTGCCTGCCCGCTGAA
This Deltaproteobacteria bacterium CG11_big_fil_rev_8_21_14_0_20_42_23 DNA region includes the following protein-coding sequences:
- a CDS encoding aquaporin — translated: MKRYNLAPYVAEFFGTFFLVLIACGAVLLSQLGFVSAAMVPLAFGAIISVMVYTLGHISGAHFNPAVTIAFCVARHFPMRKVFGYILAQCFGALSASYLHLKLFPSGHDFGMTHFVLGIWPSFGIEFTLTFLLMFVIMSVATDTRAIGEMAGIAIGTTVALAALVGGSLTGASLNPARSIGPAILAQDFSGLWLYLVAPLCGAIAGAVVYKSIQCKKETGSGPAGCC